The nucleotide window TTTATATTGCTTTACAAATCCATTATATCTATTTTTCTAAAAAAGACTATAAAGAATATAAAGAATATAAAGACTTAAAGGCCAACCTGTGTACGCAGATGCAAAGACACACGGACTCTGGCTACCATCATCCATGAGCGTGGCCACAGTAAATTCATATTTTTTCCCAGGAATGAGTTCCTCAGCAGTAAACCCGATATCGGAAACCTCAACACTGTCTTGGTCTCCTTCACATTTCCAAGTAACTCTATATTTCTGAGGTCCAATTAGTCCCTCAGGAGCTCCCCAGGTTAGGGACACAGAGTCTGGTTTTACTGAGGTGAATTCAATTGGGCCAGGAGGGGGATGAGCTGGAAATCATATTGAAAAAGTAAATTTTTTAGGCATTCGGGGAAATTTAAAACATGCAGCTGTTTTAAGAATGGGATAAACATTCTATTACCAGTGCTTATGTGAAAAAATGAGTGACTAAAACTAAATAAAGTCACAAAATAAAGCTAAACCACGTTGTGTACTATTGAGTTATAAATTGCATACCTATCTGAGATGCCCCATGTGATTTGTTTAATTGAAGACTCTGTAGAAAGAAGCATGTGAGACAGTGGGAAGTAAATAACTTTCTTTCATATCATTGTTGGAAGTTCGAAAAGCCAAAGGCATACCTCATGTTCCCCCTGTTCTGTTATTTCATGTCCACTGTGTTCTCTAgccacacacattgcacagacTGTAATCTTATCAGTCTTGCAAAAGAACTCCAGCTCTCTGTAGTGCTGTTGGCAGAGTCTCTGTTCCAGGTCTTCAGTGGCCTCCActagtttgtgtctgtgcagtgCCGGAGCTGTGTAGTGCTGCCTCACATGGGCTTCACAGAAGGAGGCCATGCAGGTCAGGCATGATTTAAGAGCTCTTCCAGGACAAACTGAACAGGGCAGATTTCCTCTTTCCCTATGTGCGAATCAGATGGAGTGGAAGTAGAACAGCTTTAAGAGCACGTATTTGCGTAGAAAGTCTGTTAGCTTTTGGCTAGTTCTGTAGTTTTAACAAAACCTCAAACATCTCATGATGGGTTACACATTAATGGTTCATGATCTAAAACTTAGGACTACTAAGTGCCAACAAGTCCACAGCTGGGACTGAATATTCTAAAAACACATGAACTTAGCATTTTCTATATCATTTAGTTTGATAGATACCAAGAGGTTCCATCTCCTGCAAATGATGTGGGAAGAACCATtgactggtcactcttcatggacatcACACTAGGCACTGGAGATCGTCGTCTATCATCATGAAAGctgttgcaacacacacatgcattacagtTTACTGGACTTACACATTCTTGGGAAAATACAATATGCAGACAGATCTTTACATTTTGTTAAAATTAAATTATGTTTATAGTACCAAAACAACTAAATTTTCTCGTGCATAAAAACATTTTCACAGGCCTTAGTTCAGAgattaaaatattaaaaataaagtttgagcaaaatctgagacggtgctgcaaccattttcctggagtCTGTCTAATTTGGCGCCATAAATCATATCATGTCAgatatgacatactgtacactacctgtcaaaagtttggggtcactcagaaatgtacattccactccattatagacagaatatTATGTGCCCACACAATTTCAAAAGACTGTAACAGTCTTAAAAGAAAGAGATGGCTGATTTTTAACGCTACATACTACTGTAGGTCcgtttacatgtgtgtatgagagagtcaCTGAGAAGTAATGTGAGTTGTTGTTGTCGTGTCTGAGAGAACATACCGGTAGTTGTACATGCAAAAGAGTAGTGTATGTGAGAGCATACAGTTAGGTATGTGAAAGAGTATACtaatgtgtgtaagagagtttGTCTGAAATGGAAGGAGTTTAATATCTCAGTTCCTGATTGGTTGATGAATAAGCAGGCTCGTCAATGTCAATGGAAATCAAGGAAGGGGCGGGACCTACACGGTCAAcaatagccgtgttcaagttcaactccaaatgaccttttgcagcaacgagagctgccggtggcagcaggggcggggatgcaaacgctgctatgaagttgtacactctctacttcccgtagtgtagacttggctagacttgaccatgtgacgaatcacgaggcacggacccgcacggacccttgtggatatgaggaggcatctaaacacctgcacatacgtcagggatgtaaaagccaattagggcaaagacctgacgtcatgaaggcagggtctaggctccgctgctctccgcagtacctccagaccggctgctcttttgcggagcagccgcctggccacgccttgctcccgcgataagttgaggccatgtgataccgactgccgagtcgaaaacacgcccatctagaccatcgtggacagatttttaaccacgtgcatcttgtgctacgcagtttttgtgctgcgcagccaacttgaacgcgcctaatgttGTGGCAGAGGAAAACTCAATCAGCCATGTGACTAAACAATTAAATATTGAACGACTACTGCAAACCGAGCGACATTTAAGAAGCAGAAATGGAAGCAATCATCAGGACTCCGCTAAATAAAATAGGCCTTCGACAGAAAAAAGGAGCTCATGTGGTGTTACAATAGATGTCAGGATAAGAAAATCAAACTCTCCAAAAAAGTATATTCAGTAAAGACATTTAGCTGTTTTATTTTCACTGAAGTTTGTAGAATGGCAAATCAATTCTCAATTCCCCATATATTAAATTAAAATGTGTTCCACAATAGCCTACCTTAAAGAATTTTCAGGGAGAACGGAATCATCTGGCTGTGAATCAGGTGAATCAGAATCTGATGAATCAGATTTCTCAAGGTGAACCCTAATAAGTGAAAgcaatacagtatgtcaacagTAGACTATGTTTTAATATATCAACATACaatggccatttttttttttcaaatgtcatATGTAAGAATGAGTAATAGTGTAATGGCTACTGAGTTTCTGTATAGTCCTCTGCCAAGTGAACCAGGCGATTCCTTGACTtctcactcttcatggacatcacactgggcactgggcatgGTTCCCTTTCCTGAAAACTGCTGTAACACATATAATAATTATATTCTGAGCTTTGGAAGTTGtgcaaaaaaaatgataatataCATGTTTCCTGTGATTTGATTGGTTGGCCTGTTATGCAGACCTCATGAAGAAAGATTCCGACTGTGCCTCCGAACTCCGAACCGTTTCTCCACTTCCAGATTCTCTGTGAATATTTTCTTGCATGGAAATGTTTtctacttctctcctctctttgacAACTGTAATATCATCCTGATATTCTGCAGCACCTGCCATCTCAGCCATAGTACTGTAATTTGCTCTCTGCTGATTAACTGTGTAGCATCAGTCAGACTAAGAGAAATGAACGTAGTTCAACTGGAACTGGTCAGTCTGTAGGTAAATGGATGCAAAACGGAGTAAAATGGATGCAACAAAATTTCACTCATATTTCTGTTACAGtcacaaaatgcattttgaaagaCAAATGCCATAATTTTGAACAAATTTACGAGCAGAATCAAAAGAACGATTTCCCCCCAGCAGGCTACACATCGACCTAAATTAATAGTAGACTAGGCCTATTTATGAGGTCCTCATTGGATTGCTAGTCTAACTGCTTTGAAATATCCACTAGCCTTCTTCAAATGCAACATTCCAACACAAATGTTCCATTTACTGGTGGACAAATTTGTCCGTGGCATGCACGTCAGACGACTATATACAAAAGTAGCAAAACGTTTCGATGTCTACTTACAATTGTACAATTCAGTGCAGCTTGGAGAACGTGGAGCGGCACTCATCATCATAATACTACTTGACctaaacatatttttttgtttaggCATATGATTTAACCATACTGTTGCGCGTATTGATTTAGAATATGTGAAATTGAAGAAGAGCCTACTTTGCGCCTCCAAAATGGCGTAATAAGCGAATAGCTGCTTTCGATTTCATAAGGGGTGAGTTCAATATCGAAACGGTTCGCACCGTTTCCTGGTTGAAGACCTGCATTCAGTGCAGCTGAGAGGTTGTTCTAACAGTGCAGAACTCATTTACTTAACTTGCCCCAGAATTTATGGACAGCACCCAGGTGCAATATATAGGCCGATAAAGGTATTGCAGTGCGCgcctgtacagtagcctaggcctatacgGTCACGTCACGCGCTGTGCGTATCATCTCGACAACAAGAGAGAATTCACTCTGTGTGTATCactattcacaccaaattggtcTACCCAACTTCCAAACTCGGCATATCCCATTAACTGCATTAGGCTATTTACACTTTTCTGTAGTTTGTTACACATATCAAAATCAATGTAATACTGTATGCACGCGCACACGTCTTGTTCGAGCAAAAGAGAGAATATAGCCTTATTCAATAAGGCGTCGTGCATCAATTACAGAAGTTAGACTTGTTTTTACTATCTTGCTGGTTGTCAGCCCACCATATTAATGGAAGCTCTATAATTAGGCTATTATAACTACACAATACTTTAACGTATACTACCATTTACAATCTTTCTTCAATACACCTGTTTGTTAATAATGTAATTCGTGGGATTCATGTTGAAatcctatgtaggctactgtgtgtttgCTTATTAAATAATGGATAAACATAATATTTAAAATCAACCAGCAGACTTTTTATTATTAGCACAACTCATGATCGCATATTAAGTGCAGATAAATAGTCCGAATTGGCAAATGAAGTAGTTCAGAAGTGTACCATGACAAATTCTTCACTGTAGATGCAAAGCAGCATCTAGAAATCTGACATGCATGTCTATAAGCCTTTAACATGTGACTAGGCCACTCTGCATATTAGTACTAGGCTACAGTACGTTTCTGACAGCGCTTTGATCAAAACTATAATCACAACAGATTCAGCTTCTGAAACAACAGGCATGCCAGGTATATCAGTCATCATTTCATTCACTGTGAGTCCAACAGGAATTTCATCTGCTTCAAAATTAGGAAGAGACATAGTAGTTTAAGCATTCAATATTGTCACCACAGCTGTATCTGAGGATATATGAAGTTGACCTTTTAcaagaatgaatgaaatgtgACAGTATTCATCATGATAATAATTACATAATAATTCAGAAAGTAAGCTAATTTACAGATAAAATGAGGAATGAAACattactgaaatgaaaatgtaacatacagtaattgTGTCCAGGAGTGTGGTAAAATACAAAGTGGGTAAACCATTGAATTCTGTGGTCACGGTAAGGTGGACTGCAACAGTGTCAGATATTCaagcattcagaacatgtttcaTGATGATGGTGGTTACTGtctgtttataacaataccagtggttCCTGATGAGTATAGCCAGTACATATTGATATctattgatacattctcttttaaaagaTACATATTTGGGACAAAAATTAGCAGAGATTGATCCTgggcaagcaaacaaacaaataaacaaacaaacaaactttatTTTGTTGTTAAATTTTTCAGCAAATCTACATTTTATGTATACAAACCACAACAACAGCTGATCCTCACAATACACTGATGAACTGTTAGTAGCTGTAAgataaattactttttttttactagTGACGTTCTACTAGCCATTCCATAGATTTATTATATCATGTTTTGCATttgatataaataaatatgatctGTGTGACTCATGCAATAATACATATAAAGGACTTCAATATTTCTCCATACAACCGGATTTCTGTTGCTGTGACATCATTCTTCAGCACTCGCTATTTCTTGCCACTACccctacaaaaaaataaaagaaaaagaaaaaataatgttAAGACACCACAATCCCATATGCATGATTCTACTAATTGTGATTATTGAGGACAATTTAGTCACTATACATATATAGTATGTATTCTTGACAGAATAGTAAAAATCTAAATAAGAGGTTACCATGACATGCCTTAGCGACGCGAAAAGAATCCCCCTAAAGCTGTGGGAGAAAAACatctttttttaattgattGAAACAGAATAGTATTGCCAAAGAGACATACAAACCCAAAATAGAATGTTAGAGCTGAGAAGTAACTTACATGGCCATGACACATTTTGACTCTTTTCCACA belongs to Sardina pilchardus chromosome 16, fSarPil1.1, whole genome shotgun sequence and includes:
- the LOC134059531 gene encoding uncharacterized protein LOC134059531, whose product is MAEMAGAAEYQDDITVVKERREVENISMQENIHRESGSGETVRSSEAQSESFFMSSFQEREPCPVPSVMSMKSEKSRNRLVHLAEDYTETQVHLEKSDSSDSDSPDSQPDDSVLPENSLSFHDDRRRSPVPSVMSMKSDQSMVLPTSFAGDGTSWERGNLPCSVCPGRALKSCLTCMASFCEAHVRQHYTAPALHRHKLVEATEDLEQRLCQQHYRELEFFCKTDKITVCAMCVAREHSGHEITEQGEHEVCLWLFELPTMI